A stretch of the Elephas maximus indicus isolate mEleMax1 chromosome 3, mEleMax1 primary haplotype, whole genome shotgun sequence genome encodes the following:
- the RNF126 gene encoding E3 ubiquitin-protein ligase RNF126, translated as MAEASPQPGRYFCHCCLVEIVPRLPDYICPRCESGFIEELLEETRSTESGPAPSTAPTDQSRQPLENVDQHLFTLPQSYGQFAFGIFDDSFEIPTFTPGAQPDDSRDPESRREREHPSRHRYGARQPRARLTARRTTSRHEGVPTLEGIIQQLVNGIITPATIPNLGLGPWGVLHSNPMDYAWGANGLDAIITQLLNQFENTGPPPADKEKIQALPTVPVTEEHVGSGLECPVCKDDYALGESVRQLPCNHLFHNDCIVPWLEQHDSCPVCRKSLTGQNTATNPPGLTGVSFSSSSSSSSSSSPSNENAASNS; from the exons ATGGCCGAGGCGTCGCCGCAGCCCGGACGGTACTTCTGCCACTGCTGCTTGGTCGAGATCGTCCCGCGCCTGCCG GACTACATCTGCCCACGGTGTGAGTCGGGTTTCATTGAAGAACTCCTGGAAGAGACCAG GAGTACGGAAAGCGGTCCTGCCCCCTCCACAGCCCCCACAGACCAGAGCAGGCAGCCGCTCGAG AACGTGGACCAGCACCTGTTCACGCTGCCACAGAGCTATGGGCAGTTTGCTTTCGGCATCTTTGACGACAGCTTCGAGATCCCCACGTTCACCCCTGGGGCGCAGCCTGATGACAGCCGGGACCCCGAGAGCCGGCGGGAGCGGGAGCATCCGTCCCGGCACCGCTACGGTGCCCGGCAGCCCCGCGCCCGCCTTACCGCCCGGCGCACCACCAGCCGGCACGAGGGCGTCCCAACGCTGGAAGG GATCATCCAGCAGCTGGTCAATGGTATCATCACTCCTGCCACCATCCCCAACCTGGGCCTGGGCCCCTG GGGCGTCCTGCACTCAAACCCCATGGACTACGCTTGGGGGGCCAATGGCCTGGATGCCATCATTACACAg CTCCTCAATCAGTTTGAAAACACGGGCCCCCCACCtgcagacaaagagaaaatccagGCCCTCCCCACCGTCCCCGTCACCGAGGAGCACGTAG GTTCCGGGCTTGAATGCCCTGTGTGCAAGGATGATTACGCCCTGGGCGAGAGCGTGCGCCAGCTGCCCTGCAACCATCTCTTCCACAATGACTGCATCGTGCCCTGGCTGGAGCAG CACGACAGTTGCCCTGTCTGCCGGAAGAGCCTCACAGGACAGAACACAGCTACCAACCCCCCGGGGCTGACTGGGGTgagcttctcctcctcctcctcctcctcctcctccagctcGCCCAGCAACGAGAACGCAGCCAGTAACTCCTGA
- the FSTL3 gene encoding follistatin-related protein 3, whose translation MRPGAPGPLWPLPWGALAWTVGFVGCVSSGDPAPGGVCWLQQGREATCSLVLQTDVTQEECCASGSVDTAWSNFTYPGNKISLLGFLGLVHCVPCRDSCEGVECGPGKACRMLEGRPRCECAPDCTGLPARLQVCGSDGATYRDECELRAARCRGHPDLRVMYLGRCRKSCAHVVCLRPQSCVVDQTGSAHCVVCRSAPCPVPSSPGQELCGNNNVTYISSCHLRQATCFLGRSIGVRHPGGCTGNPQLSDAESDHEEENFV comes from the exons ATGCGTCCCGGGGCGCCGGGGCCACTGTGGCCACTGCCCTGGGGGGCCCTGGCTTGGACTGTGGGCTTCGTGGGCTGCGTGAGCTCGGGGGACCCTGCGCCCG GTGGTGTCTGCTGGCTCCAGCAGGGCCGAGAGGCCACCTGCAGCCTGGTGCTGCAGACagatgtgacccaggaggagtgCTGTGCCTCTGGCAGCGTGGACACCGCCTGGTCCAACTTCACCTACCCGGGGAACAAGATCAGCCTGCTGGGATTCCTCGGCCTCGTGCACTGCGTGCCCTGCAGAG ATTCGTGCGAAGGCGTGGAGTGCGGCCCGGGCAAGGCGTGCCGCATGCTGGAAGGCCGCCCCCGCTGCGAGTGCGCCCCCGACTGCACGGGGCTCCCCGCGCGCCTGCAGGTCTGCGGCTCAGACGGCGCCACCTATCGGGACGAGTGCGAGCTGCGCGCCGCGCGCTGCCGAGGCCACCCGGACCTGCGCGTCATGTACCTAGGCCGCTGCCGCA AGTCGTGCGCGCACGTGGTGTGCCTGCGGCCACAGTCATGTGTGGTGGACCAGACAGGCAGCGCGCACTGCGTGGTGTGCCGGTCTGCTCCCTGCCCGGTGCCCTCCAGCCCGGGCCAGGAGCTTTGCGGCAACAACAACGTCACCTACATCTCCTCGTGCCACCTCCGCCAGGCCACCTGCTTCCTGGGCCGCTCCATCGGCGTGCGCCACCCGGGCGGCTGCACAG GCAACCCCCAGTTGTCAGATGCCGAGTCAGACCACGAAGAGGAGAACTTTGTGTGA
- the LOC126071805 gene encoding serine protease 57-like, whose amino-acid sequence MAPEVGGWDCLLLTMAEATLMVLLRLPGSWGAHIIGGHEVAPHSRPYMASVRFEGQHHCGGFLLRAQWVVSAAHCFSNRDPVDGLVVLGAHDLRIPEPTQQVFSIKEAFRHPDYQLSSHANDICLLKLNGSAVLGSDVGLLKLPRRGAGIPKAEARCRVAGWGFTSDFQDAPPGLMEVEVRVLGLDACNSSWSGQLSPAMLCTHSGDHQRRGFCTADSGGPLVCKSRAHGLVSFSGFWCGDPKYPDVYTQVSAFVTWIWGVVRSAGP is encoded by the exons ATGGCGCCTGAGGTGGGGGGCTGGGACTGCCTGCTGCTGACCATGGCTGAGGCCACCTTGATGGTGCTCCTGAGGCTCCCTG GCTCCTGGGGGGCCCACATCATTGGGGGCCATGAGGTGGCCCCGCATTCCCGGCCCTACATGGCGTCTGtgcgcttcgaaggccagcaccaCTGTGGGGGCTTCCTGCTTCGCGCCCAGTGGGTGGTATCGGCTGCTCACTGCTTCAGCAACAG GGACCCCGTTGACGGCCTGGTGGTGCTGGGGGCCCATGACCTTAGAATCCCCGAGCCCACACAGCAGGTGTTCAGCATCAAGGAGGCCTTCAGACACCCAGACTACCAGCTATCCTCTCATGCCAATGACATCTGTCTCCTGAAG CTGAACGGCTCGGCGGTCCTGGGCAGCGACGTGGGGCTTCTGAAGCTGCCGCGGAGGGGTGCCGGGATACCCAAGGCTGAGGCGAGGTGCCGGGTGGCCGGCTGGGGTTTCACGTCGGACTTCCAGGACGCGCCTCCTGGGCTGATGGAGGTCGAGGTCCGCGTGCTGGGTCTGGACGCCTGCAACAGCTCCTGGAGCGGCCAGCTGAGCCCTGCCATGCTCTGCACCCACAGTGGGGACCACCAGAGGCGCGGCTTCTGCACG GCAGACTCCGGGGGGCCCCTGGTGTGTAAAAGCAGGGCCCATGGCCTCGTCTCCTTCTCGGGCTTCTGGTGCGGCGATCCCAAGTACCCCGACGTGTACACACAGGTGTCTGCCTTCGTGACCTGGATCTGGGGTGTGGTTCGTTCTGCAGGACCTTAG
- the LOC126073990 gene encoding serine protease 57-like, whose product MYPPPPLQLPNPEPHSCAVCGSMLIALIPAVLLTYRMVLGAPVFAGSLHNSSRIVGGHEVVPHSQPFMASLQRDKKHIHRAVLVQPCWVLTAAHLGTSVPSGWSWGPTACRQAEPTWQVFTIERAVPYPLYNPQLDTHDLQLLKVAELNTLAQFTSSVCRMPLPGWNCALHPGTWGQVIGWGDTTGSEDPSGSADGDSRGHRGAGCLQCIVDSGGPLLCQGQLHGLASFSSTLCGDPHLPDVYTRISTFVS is encoded by the exons ATGTatccccccccacccctgcaGCTTCCTAACCCTGAGCCGCATTCCTGTGCCGTGTGCGGCAGCATGCTGATAGCCCTGATCCCTGCTGTCCTCCTGACCTACCGCATGGTCCTGGGAGCCCCAGTCTTCGCAG GCTCCCTGCACAACAGCAGCAGGATCGTGGGGGGTCATGAAGTAGTGCCCCACTCCCAGCCCTTCATGGCATCCCTGCAGCGGGACAAAAAGCACATCCACAGGGCGGTGCTGGTGCAGCCATGCTGGGTGCTGACAGCCGCACACT TGGGAACCTCAGTGCCTTCTGGGTGGTCCTGGGGCCCCACAGCCTGCAGACAGGCAGAGCCTACCTGGCAGGTGTTCACCATTGAAAGGGCCGTGCCCTACCCACTCTACAATCCCCAGCTTGACACCCATGACCTCCAGCTCCTCAAGGTGGCCGAG CTCAATACCTTGGCTCAGTTCACCAGCTCTGTCTGCCGCATGCCCTTGCCTGGCTGGAACTGTGCTCTGCACCCAGGCACGTGGGGCCAGGTGATAGGCTGGGGTGACACCACAGGCAGCGAGGACCCATCAGGCAGCGCTGATGGAGACAGCCGTGGTCATCGAGGCGCGGGGTGCCTGCAATGCATC GTTGACTCCGGCGGCCCCCTTCTCTGCCAAGGCCAGCTGCATGGCCTGGCGTCCTTCTCCTCCACCCTGTGTGGGGACCCCCACCTCCCTGATGTCTACACCCGCATCTCCACCTTCGTGTCCTGA